One Halioglobus japonicus DNA segment encodes these proteins:
- a CDS encoding hydroxylase, translated as MKVHYLEIGTHDIDAVCHACELSQRVSFSAPDELLGGARTATLSDDSIVGVRGPFRETEATLVRPYWLVEDIDEAIAHVAAAGAGIAMPPMTVPGKGSFAIYIQGGNDHGLWQL; from the coding sequence ATGAAAGTTCACTATCTCGAAATCGGCACCCACGACATTGATGCGGTATGCCATGCCTGTGAGCTGTCCCAGAGAGTCAGCTTTAGTGCACCGGATGAACTGCTCGGCGGCGCCCGCACTGCCACACTGTCAGATGACTCGATCGTTGGAGTCCGCGGCCCTTTCAGGGAGACAGAGGCAACTTTGGTGCGCCCATACTGGCTGGTTGAAGACATCGATGAGGCGATCGCCCATGTCGCCGCTGCCGGCGCCGGGATCGCCATGCCACCGATGACCGTGCCCGGGAAAGGCTCGTTTGCTATCTATATTCAAGGCGGCAATGACCACGGTTTGTGGCAACTCTAG
- a CDS encoding GNAT family N-acetyltransferase — protein MTELREATTTDAEAIAGFAEYAFRDAFASSNSMEDMDLYCRKSFGKDIQQSEIEHPHSSTLLYLENGKIAGYAYLRVDTHLNCIDAASSMEIQRLYVHSQWHGRGVAQALMEACIEQAESAGAGVLWLCVWEENPRAIAFYRKHGFHPVGGNTFMLGTDLQQDLVMLRPIGPGGESATTSPV, from the coding sequence ATGACTGAGCTCAGGGAAGCAACCACTACCGATGCCGAAGCCATTGCAGGTTTTGCCGAGTACGCGTTCAGAGACGCATTTGCGTCATCCAACTCAATGGAGGATATGGACCTGTATTGTCGGAAAAGCTTTGGCAAAGATATTCAACAAAGCGAGATCGAGCACCCACATAGCAGCACGCTGCTGTATTTAGAGAATGGGAAAATCGCCGGCTACGCGTACTTACGTGTCGACACCCATCTCAACTGCATCGACGCAGCCAGCTCAATGGAAATTCAACGTCTGTATGTGCACAGCCAATGGCATGGTAGGGGCGTGGCGCAGGCGCTGATGGAGGCTTGTATTGAGCAGGCTGAATCGGCGGGTGCCGGGGTGCTTTGGCTCTGTGTGTGGGAAGAAAACCCGCGCGCGATTGCGTTCTACCGTAAGCACGGCTTTCACCCGGTTGGTGGTAATACGTTCATGCTCGGCACAGATCTGCAGCAGGATCTGGTTATGCTGCGACCGATAGGCCCAGGGGGCGAAAGCGCAACCACGTCGCCCGTTTAG
- a CDS encoding phytoene desaturase family protein, whose product MSTPDVDVVIVGGGHNGLTCAGYLARKGLKVTVLEARSKIGGAAVTEEFHPGFRNSVYSYSVSLLHPQVIADLQLEQHGLEIMERPAGTLSLLDNDHLLMTRDGEQARREIARFSRRDADRIDAFDAEIAEVAIALRALATQAPPNVGGGWGDLVGLLKAGNVMRKLDGRHQAVLAELMTRSLGDYLDMWFEGEALKGVLGLEGVIGNFAEPYQAGTAYVLLHHAFGEVKGRAGAWGIARGGMGAITEAMASFARSRGATIETECPVNRIVVEKGRAVGVETADGRTITARHVAASVHPQVLLQRLLDVELLDEADQRRIQGYRSHSATFRMNVALSELPQFTSMAGRGEEHFKGAIEVSPSLQYIQNAYFDARNDGWSKRPVISMQVPSTQDDSLAPAGGHVASLFCQHFQRHLPDGRSWDEVRDEVADQIIGTIDQYAPNFRASVVGRQIKTPLDIERDLNMVGGDIFHGALHLDQFYSLRPIPGYAAYKMPVEGVYLCGSGAHPGGGVSGLPGRNAAQAILKAR is encoded by the coding sequence GTGAGTACACCAGACGTCGATGTTGTTATTGTCGGGGGCGGGCACAACGGCCTGACCTGCGCCGGTTATCTCGCCCGCAAGGGACTTAAGGTAACGGTACTGGAGGCCCGCTCCAAAATAGGCGGGGCCGCGGTGACCGAAGAGTTCCACCCCGGCTTTCGCAACTCGGTATATTCTTACTCGGTCAGTCTGCTACATCCCCAGGTGATCGCTGACCTGCAGTTGGAGCAACACGGATTGGAGATCATGGAGCGTCCTGCCGGCACACTCAGCCTGCTGGATAATGATCACTTGCTCATGACTCGCGACGGCGAGCAGGCGCGTCGCGAGATTGCCCGTTTTTCCCGGCGTGATGCCGATCGCATTGATGCCTTCGACGCAGAGATCGCCGAAGTGGCGATTGCCCTGCGTGCGCTGGCCACCCAGGCTCCGCCCAATGTCGGTGGCGGCTGGGGTGACCTGGTCGGCCTCCTCAAAGCCGGCAACGTGATGCGTAAACTTGATGGTCGTCATCAGGCGGTACTCGCGGAACTGATGACCCGCTCCCTGGGTGATTACCTGGACATGTGGTTTGAAGGCGAGGCGCTTAAGGGGGTGCTCGGGCTGGAAGGGGTGATTGGCAACTTTGCTGAGCCCTACCAGGCCGGCACGGCTTACGTACTGCTGCACCACGCGTTTGGCGAAGTAAAGGGCCGGGCTGGCGCCTGGGGGATTGCCCGCGGAGGCATGGGGGCGATTACCGAGGCGATGGCCTCGTTTGCGCGCAGCCGCGGGGCGACCATCGAAACCGAGTGTCCGGTGAATCGCATTGTGGTTGAAAAGGGCAGGGCCGTCGGTGTCGAAACTGCCGATGGCCGGACCATTACTGCGCGCCATGTGGCCGCCAGTGTTCACCCGCAGGTGCTATTGCAACGCCTTCTGGACGTGGAACTTCTCGATGAGGCGGACCAGCGGCGGATTCAGGGGTATCGCAGTCACTCTGCTACATTCCGGATGAATGTGGCGCTGTCTGAGCTTCCGCAATTCACCTCGATGGCCGGACGTGGTGAGGAACACTTCAAGGGGGCTATTGAAGTAAGCCCCTCACTGCAATACATCCAGAACGCCTACTTTGATGCCAGGAACGATGGCTGGTCGAAGCGCCCGGTCATTTCCATGCAGGTGCCTTCCACCCAGGACGATTCACTGGCGCCGGCGGGCGGCCATGTGGCATCGCTGTTCTGTCAACATTTTCAGCGTCATCTGCCCGACGGTCGCAGTTGGGATGAGGTTCGCGATGAGGTGGCCGACCAGATTATTGGTACGATCGACCAGTATGCGCCGAATTTCAGGGCGTCTGTGGTGGGCCGTCAGATCAAGACACCGCTGGACATCGAGCGTGACCTGAACATGGTGGGCGGCGATATATTCCATGGTGCACTGCACCTGGATCAGTTCTATTCATTGCGTCCGATTCCTGGCTACGCAGCTTACAAGATGCCCGTGGAAGGGGTTTATCTCTGTGGTTCTGGTGCGCATCCTGGTGGCGGCGTCAGCGGGCTGCCAGGTCGTAATGCAGCGCAGGCGATTTTGAAAGCGCGCTAA
- a CDS encoding cupin domain-containing protein, with product MPEISVQHQCASLTGLVEVDSFGDPVGPLPLQTDAGFFNGEFEGAKMVTGTWECEVGTLQLDLDLVEFCHLLEGHWRLTSESGQVTDIKAGDSWVFPRGWKGTAEVIEKVRKVYMMLYTE from the coding sequence ATGCCAGAAATCAGCGTACAACATCAATGTGCCTCTCTCACCGGACTCGTCGAAGTAGACAGCTTCGGTGACCCGGTAGGCCCCCTGCCCCTGCAGACCGATGCCGGCTTTTTCAACGGTGAATTTGAAGGCGCCAAAATGGTGACAGGCACCTGGGAATGTGAGGTGGGCACTCTGCAGCTGGACCTGGATCTGGTGGAATTCTGCCACCTGCTGGAAGGCCACTGGCGCCTCACCTCGGAATCCGGCCAGGTCACCGACATCAAGGCCGGCGACAGCTGGGTCTTTCCCCGGGGCTGGAAAGGCACCGCCGAGGTCATCGAGAAGGTGCGCAAGGTGTACATGATGCTGTACACCGAATAA
- a CDS encoding sulfatase-like hydrolase/transferase, producing the protein MNKTLVNMLTGVCLGLCCTFAGAAPGSAAKPNIVLLLMDNFGYGEVGVYGGGALRGAPTPNIDSIAHQGFQLTNFNVEAECTPSRAALMTGRYGIRTRLRAEGEPRGIWYGITPWEVTLAEMLSEAGYSTGMFGKWHLGTGKNRYPTDQGFDEWYGIPNSSDQAFWPDSDSFQADAGVELTRVMTAKRGETPKKHELYGRAKRATIDREITDRAIDFIEREAKAGKPFFAYLPYTQTHEPVDAHPDFKGKTGNGSFADVLAQTDTYVGDVLATLEKLGVAENTIVIFSADNGREGIKRSFGFTGPWRGTMFSPYEGSLRVPFLIRYPGVIPAGQVSNDIVHIIDVFPTLANFAGGELPDDRMLDGVDQSDFFKGSAPKSARESMVIYIGNELFGAKWRNWKMLIKEIDEDSYAIMNMAYPSYYNLIVDPKEEEPEKFYLDDTWVDGPLWETVEAHQASLEKDAGTPDP; encoded by the coding sequence GTGAATAAGACGCTAGTGAACATGTTGACCGGGGTTTGCCTGGGTTTGTGCTGTACCTTCGCGGGTGCAGCACCCGGTAGTGCCGCCAAACCCAATATCGTGCTGCTGCTGATGGACAACTTCGGCTATGGCGAGGTTGGGGTGTATGGTGGAGGCGCGTTGCGCGGCGCCCCTACGCCGAATATCGACAGCATTGCCCATCAGGGTTTTCAGCTGACCAACTTTAACGTGGAGGCGGAGTGCACACCCTCGCGCGCGGCCTTGATGACGGGGCGTTACGGCATTCGGACCCGGCTGCGTGCTGAAGGTGAACCGCGCGGCATTTGGTATGGCATTACGCCCTGGGAGGTCACCCTGGCGGAAATGCTGTCCGAGGCCGGTTACAGCACCGGGATGTTTGGCAAGTGGCATCTGGGTACAGGCAAGAATCGATACCCCACTGATCAGGGGTTTGACGAGTGGTACGGTATTCCCAACTCCTCCGACCAGGCATTCTGGCCCGACAGCGACAGTTTCCAGGCCGATGCCGGCGTAGAGCTGACCCGGGTGATGACCGCCAAGCGCGGTGAGACGCCGAAGAAACACGAACTGTATGGCCGCGCCAAGCGCGCCACCATTGATCGGGAGATTACCGATCGGGCTATTGATTTTATCGAGCGAGAGGCCAAGGCGGGCAAGCCGTTTTTCGCCTATCTGCCTTATACACAAACCCATGAGCCGGTGGATGCGCATCCTGATTTCAAGGGTAAAACCGGCAATGGCAGCTTCGCCGATGTGCTTGCACAGACGGACACATATGTAGGCGATGTGTTGGCGACGCTGGAAAAATTGGGCGTGGCTGAGAACACCATTGTGATCTTTTCTGCTGATAACGGCCGCGAGGGCATTAAACGTTCCTTCGGTTTTACCGGCCCCTGGCGCGGCACAATGTTTTCACCCTATGAAGGATCGCTGCGAGTGCCGTTTCTGATCCGCTATCCCGGAGTCATTCCCGCCGGTCAGGTATCCAACGACATTGTGCACATAATCGACGTGTTTCCCACCCTTGCGAACTTCGCAGGTGGCGAACTGCCCGATGATCGCATGCTGGACGGTGTTGACCAGTCAGATTTCTTCAAGGGCAGCGCGCCCAAATCGGCCCGGGAATCAATGGTTATCTACATTGGCAACGAACTCTTTGGCGCCAAGTGGCGTAACTGGAAGATGCTGATCAAGGAAATCGACGAGGACAGCTATGCAATTATGAACATGGCATATCCCTCGTACTACAACCTGATTGTGGATCCGAAAGAAGAGGAGCCGGAGAAGTTCTACCTGGATGATACCTGGGTGGATGGGCCCCTGTGGGAGACGGTGGAAGCGCACCAGGCGTCACTTGAAAAGGACGCCGGCACGCCTGATCCCTGA
- a CDS encoding NAD(P)/FAD-dependent oxidoreductase, whose amino-acid sequence MELVEKGYDVVLLEANRISWGASGRNGGQVIGGIGHDPERFEKQIGAAGVKAIYRMGIAARDIIRERVEKYGIDCDLTWGYCDVALKPRHLKQFAEWRDFEKEIGNPHEYRLLDRDELKEYVNSDAYLGGLMNTANGHVHPLNLCIGEARAAERGGARIFEQSRVQEIVQGQRVRVRTDEGSVLAKKVVLAGNAYMGGLIPKLATRVLPSNSSVVATAPLPESMAQQLMPGNVAVCDPRTALDYFRLSADRRMLFGGLSNYTGLEPKDLEGTIRRKMEKVFPELTGIPIDYGWSGQMGIGLNRMPQLGRLADNIAYIQAYSGHGVAPTHMMAKITADMIDGKPDDFDIFSRIPHWPFPGGKYLRRPALAVGMAYFKVKDVL is encoded by the coding sequence GTGGAGTTGGTAGAGAAAGGCTACGATGTGGTGTTACTCGAAGCCAACCGCATCAGCTGGGGCGCAAGCGGTCGCAACGGCGGTCAGGTGATTGGTGGCATCGGCCACGATCCGGAGCGTTTTGAAAAACAGATCGGAGCCGCTGGCGTCAAGGCGATCTACCGTATGGGCATTGCGGCCCGGGATATTATTCGCGAGCGTGTGGAGAAGTATGGCATTGATTGTGACCTCACCTGGGGTTACTGCGATGTCGCGCTGAAGCCCCGGCACCTCAAACAATTTGCCGAGTGGCGCGATTTCGAAAAAGAGATTGGCAATCCTCATGAGTACCGTTTGCTTGATCGCGATGAACTCAAGGAGTACGTCAACAGTGATGCCTATCTCGGTGGTTTGATGAATACCGCCAATGGGCATGTGCATCCGCTCAACCTGTGTATTGGCGAGGCCCGCGCTGCAGAACGCGGCGGTGCCAGAATATTTGAGCAGTCACGGGTTCAGGAAATTGTGCAGGGCCAGCGGGTTAGGGTGCGCACGGATGAGGGCAGCGTGTTGGCCAAGAAGGTGGTGCTGGCGGGCAATGCGTATATGGGCGGCCTGATTCCCAAACTGGCGACCCGCGTGTTGCCCTCCAACAGCTCAGTGGTCGCTACGGCACCATTGCCGGAGAGTATGGCCCAGCAGCTTATGCCGGGTAATGTGGCAGTGTGCGATCCGCGCACGGCGCTCGACTATTTTCGCCTCTCCGCTGACCGGCGGATGCTGTTTGGTGGCTTGTCTAATTACACCGGGCTGGAACCCAAGGACCTGGAAGGGACCATCCGTCGCAAGATGGAAAAGGTCTTCCCGGAGCTGACCGGCATTCCCATCGATTACGGCTGGAGTGGCCAGATGGGTATCGGCCTGAATCGCATGCCGCAATTGGGGCGACTGGCGGACAACATCGCCTATATACAGGCTTACTCCGGACACGGCGTGGCGCCCACCCACATGATGGCGAAAATTACCGCGGACATGATCGACGGCAAGCCCGACGACTTTGATATATTTTCCCGCATTCCCCACTGGCCCTTCCCTGGCGGTAAATACCTGCGGCGCCCCGCGCTCGCAGTGGGCATGGCGTACTTCAAAGTAAAGGACGTGCTTTAA